DNA from Ovis aries strain OAR_USU_Benz2616 breed Rambouillet chromosome 15, ARS-UI_Ramb_v3.0, whole genome shotgun sequence:
GTCAAGAGAGCATTTAAGTACTTACTGCATTTTCTAGTATTAAGTGTCTTCACTGCACTGAAAGAAAAGTGTCCATGCATCTAAAGCGAAAGGCTCAAACACACGCAGCGTGCTTTTACTTCCAACAATAAGTGTTACATGTCTCCAAAGATTGAAACTTCCTTTTAGCCTTGGGCCAAAGAGACAGACTGAGAACAGAGAATTTAGAGATGGAAGGTAGCTCATTCAACCTTCTAATCCGATGCTGGAATACCTTCTATGCAACCCTGGCAGATGGCCATCCATCTGCTTGTATACTTCCAATGCTGGGGAGCTCATTATCGCCTGAGGCAACTCATAAATTCTTTCTTATTTGAGCTAACATCAGCCTGTAACTTCTATCCACTGGTCCTGGTTATGGAGCAACATAGGAAAGCTCTGAAGTATTTGAAGACAGCTGCCACAGCTTCCTTTAGTCTTTTCAAATTAAGATGACTAGAGTCTTCTAAATTAAGACTTTTTCTGAAATGTGGGAGAGCAAGAATGAAATGATTGTTACCTCATGCAATACCCATCACAATACTTCGGTTGTAATTGCAGCTAGCAGGTAGGCATGTCTTCTAGTATTTCAAGCTTGGGCTGAGCGTACTCTGCAGTAGTTTCTGAATGTAACCCATGCCTTGTTTAGCTAGGAACAGTAAGAAATCTGTCCCTGGTGAATAGAAAACCTGCTATCTTCTTCCTGTTGCTATTCGGAATTCCTTGAGAGAGCACAAGCTCCGAAAAATTGCTCTGAGATAAAATTTAAAGGTTTTCCTTTAGAAGGGAAAATTAAATGCACCCAAATATAAACTTTTTGAAAGTAGAAACTctgttcagtttttctttctgtcccctATAGTACATAATATCCTACCTGGCAGAAAGAAGCTGCTGGATGAATTGCTATTCTGTTgagctggaaaaagaaaactgctcAATCTTATGTTGAAATATGTATGTATCagggaaatgtatatatatacacacacacgtatatatatactatatgtgaaatgcatatatattcatatatgtacagagagacacatagacacatacatatgcacacacacatccttttttTCTAAACCTTCAATTACCTTTATAATATCCTGAAgtcattttataataattcatAGGAAGACTTAATGCCACTATTCAGACAAAACTGTTCTCTGGATAAACTATAAATCCCAAACACCTGGGGGAATATGAAAAGCGTCATCTTATTTTTGCATCCCGAGGCTGCTGCATGGAGAAGGCAGAGCTCTTTTTCCCCTATTTTCCATTGCTAAAGTGATTCTGCTTTGCTCCTGGGTAGAATATGCCACCCCCCTCCTCATCTTCGTGCCTCTTCCTCCTGTTCAATCGTTTTGCTTCTTCAGCTGCCCTAGGTACTGGAGACTGAGAAGGAGAATAATGAGATGGTGAAAAAAATGCAACTGCTTTAGCCCTTGCTGAACAGTTTACCCAATTTGGCTTAAATGTTTAACATCTTCTCACAGTGACTTTTGACCAGCATCGTTCATGCAGCATGCTTCTTTCCTGATGCCTGAAGtcccaagttaaaaaaattttttttaaattactgatttatGTAAATGGCTGCTCTGGGTGTTAGTTGCGGTATGTGGAACCTTCAGTCTCCGTTGAGGCATGCGGGGTCTTTAGTTGCTGCACGTGAGATCTTTAGTTGGCGGATGTGAACtgttagttgctgcatgtgggatctagttccctgaccggggttagaacctgggccccctccattgagagcacggagtcttagctgctggaccaccaggggagtccccagaAGTACCAAGTTTTAACCTATCTTTGCTACTTCCTCGCTGAGTGATTTCTGTCTATCACATGGCATGATGGGAGCTGGGAGTCATGAGGAGAGGTGGACATGGAAAATCCATCCCAAGCAAAATGCTGGTTTTAGGCGTGAGTATAgtagccggacacgactgaagctacttggcagcagcagcagcagcagcagcagcagcagcatagtagcCTTACTACCTTGGGACTGGTTACGAGACTTTACCTGTGCTATAGATTGCTGGTCCCCGCTTTCCACCGAGCCACAGCCTCCAGCTACAGCACAGATCTGTAGGAGGCCCAGGCTGGGAATTCCGGGTGTGGACACAGCCAGTGTGTGCTGGGGGCCCTCAGTCCCACCTCTGGAGTTGCCATAAGTCACATGCCCCTGCAGTCTGCTCCCTACCCCCATCCAGTCAGCCAACCTAGTCCATGGCCATGTAACCAAGTCAACTGTATGTGAAAAATCATACAGAAAATGCCTGATGATAGAGCGGACCGCAACTGTTAGCAGTAGAGCCTTCTCCCTATACCAGATCTTTCACTTGACTGTGAACTGCCAGAGGTCAAGCCCTGGATTGCTCTTTTGCCTTATTTCCTATTTTGTCTCCAGTCTCTATGCATAATAGGCACCGAtggttttttaaagaactaattGCCACGCAGTTTATCTCCTCTGCTGGGTGGTAAATGGAAGCTAAGACACGTGGTGGGATGTGTTAGGGTCTCCCATTAGGAAGAGAGCATGGCTCAGGATGAGAGGCACGTTGCATTCTGATCAGGGATGAcccaagttttcattttaatttcagtgtGAGTGGTATTCtgcgggcacgactgagcgactttactttcacttttcactttcatgcattggagaaggaaatggcaacccactccagtgttcttgcctggagaatcccagggacagaggagcctggtggactgctgtctatggggttgcacagagttggacacgactgaagcgacttggcagtagcagacttaaaaaattgagataagaGGCATTGGGGGAAGGGAGATGCGTGAGCATGCCGTTGTcaagagaaggggagaaaaatTTGTTTTCCTCCATATTCCAACTCgtttaggtttatttatttatgcatgtatttggctgagctgggtcttagtttcggcatgcgggatctttactTATAGCAtgaaggatctagttccctgaccactaattgaacctgggccccctgcattggaagcacagagtcttagccactggaccgccagggaaatcctgaGGAGGGGAGGTGGCTTTTTAACATTAGATGTAGCCTTTGCAGCCAGgcaggctgaacaacacgctgcaaGGAGGCCAGGAGGCTGCGTATATCTAAACACGCATGCGTGTGTGTTTGTTCTCTGCCAGCGCGTGGCCATAATGTTATCAGGTGGAAGCACTACTTACTGCATCCGTCGAGGCATGAGTGAAAATATCTACGTCAAGTCCAAGAACAGTCCTCTTTCTAATTTCAATTTTGCTCTTAAACTGGTCCTGTTAGATCATCCTTTATCCCCAaacaggtggcaagaagacacagagggTCACTTTCATTTAATCCCGAGTTCGAGTGCAGTACACTGATGGGATGGCTGCATTTTACTACTGTGTGGCAAGAAGGTTATTCAATCAGGCTGTTGCTTTCTTCAACTTCATTCCCCCAAATGTGAACCCCTAATTTAGATTAGGTTTATAAAAGCTTCAACTTACCAGGGACCAAGGCTTCATATTGCCAGTTAGGTCATTTTATCTGACTCATCTGGACTGACCACAGAAGGCAATTTGATTTGCCTGAACTGCAGACCCGCTAACTCTTACTCCATGTCTGTGCATTCCTTGAACACATTTACTTGCATCTACCGTCCCAGGCATTGTGCTGTTAAGACAGCTTGGTTTTACCACGAACTGGTGATGAGCTTTCAAAGGATCTTAGAAAAGAGATGGCAGGTAAACTTAAGATCAAATATTCTTTGTGGATATACCTGAAGCAAATACAAAAAAGgaagaagctaaaaataaatcCAGGGGGTGAAATTCGTAGCCTCTTAGTGAAGGCAGACATGAAACAAGGGAGTAGCCCTAAGCTCCAATAAGCGTAAGCGAAGTCCAAAAAAGGGAGTAATTAATTCTTTGAGAAGGGACTAgactgcaggtcaggaagaacctcTAGCAGAAAGAGATTCCTGAACTGAATTTGGAAAGGTAAATATGAACTTGTCTAGCTGTATGTGGGGTTGAGGGGAGGGAATGCGGGAATGGGCTTTGGGCGAAAGTCAATGTGTTAAGGGCAAAGAGGCGTAGCATGGGAGGACCAAGGACcgaggacgtccctggtggtcaaggggctaggactctgtgctctcaatgcaaggggcccaggttcgatccctggttgaggaactggactgtgccacaattaagacccggCGAAgccaaataaacataatttttttcttttttttttttaatgagaggacCAGAGAACTAACTACAAGCATTTGGTATTGATGAAGTCTGAGAAGGGCGGTGGTGGAAACTGGGCTGTGGGACAGAAGTGAGCTGAGAGCTTTTATGTTGTGCTAAGAAGCTTGGGACTCAGTTTTACCTTAGAGGCTATCTCGAGTCACGAAAGGATTTTAAGCTAGGGATGAAGTAGCTGAAATGACAGCCATTTGTGGATGTGTTGGAGGGGGCCAGGGAGGTCAGTTAGATGACTGTTGCAATAGTTTCTAAGAGACAGTGATAGAAGATGGCATGTACTCCTAAGCAAGTGACAAGTCACACAGTCATCGTGTGCCCGAGTTGGCCCCACTTATGCAAGGGGTTCATTATGAACTTGGGATGAACCTTCAAAGGGACCTCTGGAAAAGACAGGTTAGTAAATTTAAGATCAGGAATTCTTTGGGGATATACCTGAAGCAAATACAAAGAAAGAGGTGCTAACATAAATCTAGGAGAACAAATTCCTTTCCACGGGCTTCAGTCACCAAAGCGCTTGAATCCACTGGGTTTAACCATGAGGCCCTAGCACACGGAATGCTGTCTGTCTAGCACAGCCCAGCAGCTGGCTGTCTGGGATGCTTCAGATGAGAGGTTCCAGGGGAGGGACCACCATTTCCAACCCTTCTATCTCACTCAATGCTGCAGCCTTGGAGATATTTCAGCTGAGCCAGCCTCATTCCCCTCCGACATAGCCCTGCTGTGGGATCCAAGATTATCAGGACCAGCCTCTCCACCCCATTCCCACCCACAATCAGGCCTGAGAACTTAGCTTGCCTGGAATTAAACTTTGATTGACAAGTGACACTGATTTTCAGGAGTAAAGAAAGTAGACACGGTCTTCCCTGGtcgtctagtggttaggactccacgcttccacttcagggggcttgggttcaatccctggtcaaagaactaggaTTCTGCATACTGCTGCAAAAAGAGGACAGCAAGCAGCGATCACTCAGAACTCTGAGGTTAGCAGCAGAAGGAAGAGACAGCAGGTGGGTGGGGGACAGCCAGGGTGAGGCTGTAGACAGGCTTCTCTGGCATCACTGTTCACCTTCTGACTGCTAGCGGGCCTTGTGCTTTAGGAGACAGAGGCCttaaggaagggaaagaaggtcAGAATCATCTTTTCAAGAAGGTGAGAAACTGGGGTCCTCATTAGACCACAGTCAAGACCCATCAGCAATTCCGTTGCTCTCGCCAACAacttctccccctccccgcctccaGTTATCAGGAGACAAAGGAATAAGATGAGACATTTCACACAGATGGTACTTTTCCTCCCAAACACTTAAGCCTCTATGGTCTTGCTCATCTCACATCTCTCCAAGAAAAGGCCCAGGATCCAGGATCGGCCTTTCAGAGTCTGAAGTACCTTCAGAGATTATTCAGTCTGCTTCCCTCATGTCTAGGGATGTGAACACTGAAGGGGAGGGATGTGAAGTCCCCTGCCCGGAGTGGATCCCAGGAATGCCCCTTGCACCTCCAGTGTGCTGTCTGCTTGGTCCATGCAGCCATGTGTCCACTTGGCAAATGAGGCCCTGCGTGAGAAGACGGAGGAGCTGGAATTAGATGGTTCTGTGGGGCTGATTCATCCGGGGGTGTGGCTGATTCTCCCCTGGGTGTGGCTGGTTTACTGGGGGTATCTTAAGCTTTAGCAGCTTTCTTATGTGAAATGTGATTAGGGTCATCTTCACACATACCTTGCAGAGTTGATGCAAAGGTTCCTGAAAACCACACCTGTTAAGCAGTATTGGTGTTTTCCCTAGCGAGCAGTCGCCATGCCCAGCTAGCGGAGGTGGGCATGGGAAGCCAGCACTCTTGCGACCCCTGTTCATCCCTGCAGCCCTGGGTGGCCGAGAAGTGGTAAGAGTGGGGTGGTGAGCCTGGGGAACGCAGCATCATCGTCCAGGTTTCAGCTTTTTATGCCCAAGACCCAACCCAGGACATCTGGGAACAAACCCTTCTCTGAGGACTGACTACCTTGCCGGTGGGCAGAGCGTTGAGTGCGGGCGGCTCAAGCCGTTGACGATGGCAAGACTCTGGGATGAGTGCCTTGTTTGTCCCAGACAGAGATCGTGTGGGTGGGAAAGGAGGAAGTCCCCCTCTGAGGAGGTCACATGTCCTCGGGTCTCCCTCCTCAGGATCCCCGATTCCCCAGCTCCTCCGGAGGACAGCGGTGATGTAGTACAATGAGCCATGGCGGCATGTCAGAAAGCTTTATTGCCCCCCTGGTCCTGATGCTCACTACCTCGTTTacctggagcccaaggctcctGGGCTGGGATCCTCATCCGTGGCATGAGGATGACGGCTCCTCCAAAGATTTTTGTATTCATAAAATAGTGCCCTGGAACTACTAAGTGCAAGCCGTCTCTCTCCAGCCTCCTGGGACAAATTGTTCTTTTCTCTTCGCCGACTTCACACTCCTCTCCAGCCTAGCCACCACCGAGGCCACAGTCTCCAGAAACCAGCACGCTCTTCCCTTGCGCTGTTCCCCGAGAGCCCCACCAGGAGGCGCCCTTTGCCCGCCGAAGCGGGCCGGGCTCGAACTCCTCCGGGCCGGAGTGGGCACCCCTTTGCGCAGGGCGGTGCTGGGTGCGGGTTGCGCCCGGGGTCCCCCGGAGGTCGATCCAGCGCAGCGCCCGCACCGCGTCCTGCGGCCGCTTGGTCGCGCGCGTACCCCGCGACCCTGCTCGCAGCTgcggccccggccccgcgccTCTCGTTCGGCCTCGGTCCCCGGGGCGGCGGCAAGTTTGCTCACGGTCGCTCGGGCCCCTCGCCGCCGCTCTCCTCCGGCGCCTGGGCCCCGAGCGCGCCGGGCTAGAGGGCTACGAGGGCGGGCGGGCGGCTGGGCGCTCGGGCCCCGAAGGGGCGCCCCCCCCCGGCCGGCGTGCGCGGGCCGCCGTAGTTCCCGCGCTGCCCGCCGGGCGGCGCCGCGCACCTCGGCCGCGCTCCTCCCGCGCTGCCGGCTCCACGCTCGCTCGCAGCCGGACACAGACTCTGCCTTCAGCTGCCGGCGGATCGCGCTGGAGCCGCCGCGGCGGCTgcggaagaaggaaaaaaaaaaaaaaaaaggaaaacaacagccCGGCGGCCGGCGGAGCAGCGCCCGGCCCGAGCTCAGCCCCCGGAGTGCGGAGCCGCCCAGGTAAGGGCAGGGCCCGCCGCGGCGCCCCCGGCCCGCACCTGCGCTGCCCCCGCGCCCCCCGCGTCCTATCCGCGCGGAGCCCCGCGCGCGCCCCCTCCCGCGCCCGGATTCCCTACTTCTGACgtctctgcctctcctgcccTCCGGGGCCGCGGCCccgcaccccgcccccgcccccacccccttcccgGCGCCCTTCCCTCCGTCTCCCGCCTTCAGCCAGCCTGTCCCCTGCACTCCGGTCTCTGCGTCTCCCGATCGGGCTCCGAACCCCCATCGCTCTGCGCCCGTAGTTCCTCCGGTCTCCATCCCCATTTCCCTCCCTCCGCATCCCTTCCCCGGGCTCACCGTCTTCCCGGTCGGGTCCTCCCTCTGCCCCCGTGCaactcccagccctgcctctgccccctgcagggATGACGGCCCCTTCCCCACCCCGGCGCTTCTCCCCCGCACCTCGTCACCCTCCGCTTCTCTGGTCGTCTCGGTCCCCGGCTACAGTGCCCCATCCCAGCCCGGAGCCCACGAAGCCCCCTCCTCCAGTCCTCGCTGCCATCTGCCTCGACTGCCCCCGACCCCTGCCCAGCACTCcggccaccccccccccccccccaatccttCGCGCCGTCTCGCCTCGGGGAGAATAGCGTCGTATCAGAAACGACCCTCTTTTCCCTGGACTACTGAGGTTCCCACCCATCCCACCCTAGTTCACCCGAGTGGGAAGTGAGGGAGAAACTCTAGAGACCTGCATTTGGGCGTgtgatgggggagggggctggggcggAGCGGGGGGGAGGGGAGCTGAAAGCGAGCTCCTCTCTAGTGAGGACTGGCGAGCGGTGAGCGGCTCAGACCTGGCCGGAGGAGAGGGCCAGCTTGCGACAGCTGGGACAGGGGTTTCTAGGCTCCGGAAgcacctgtgtctctttcgctggcTCCCTTGAGCTGAGGAAAGTGATGGGGGAGGAGTTGGAGCCCAGGGAGAGTTGGCGAGGGCCTTTGGGCTGGGAAGGCCCGCAGCCGGGAGGACCTTGGCCCTCTGGGCTGCCGGGCTGGCAGTGGCCGGGCAATGCGGCCAGCGTCTCCCCCTCCGGACCTCGGGCCGCACAGCTCTTGGCACCTCTACTTCATGCTGCCATCTTCCTCCTGGTGCTGTTGTCTGGTGATGCCATGAGGTgccacctccctgcctccctccagtgGCTCTCCTGGGCATGTTCTCCCAAGGGCCTGGGTTGTCTGGAAAGCAGAGGGACCCCTGGGCTTGGCTGGGCCCCGGAGTCAGGCAGTGGACGCCAGTAAGGACCAGACGGAGACATCTCGGGACTGGCCAAGTGCCCGGAGCCTTGCCAGGGACAATGAGAACTGCCTTCATCTAAGCTCCCTGTGGGTCACCTGGGTGATGGGGTGCTTCCAGGAGCACCTGCCAGTGGTGGGTGTGGTATCCCCTGGGAGAGAGGCTGTCTGGGTTGACAGCGGGCCGCCAGAGAGAGGACTCTGGTCCTGTTTGCTCCCGGAGTGTCTGTGCTTATGTGATGGGCGAGGGCTGGGGAGAGGTCCTCTGCGCTCTGGTCCGACTCCGGGAGGAACCCTGGGAACTCCGCTGGGCGTCGTCAGGCTCTATTTGCTGAAGCTGCAGCTTGTGCCTCTTCATTAATCAGGTTTATTATTTTCCTCACTGGCTGGATGTGTTCCTCAAGGTCACGACCCTTTGGAGAGTTAATCTAATATGCACACATTACAGTGTCTGGGTTTGTTTAATTTTCCGTATTTTGTTCATTTCTCGTGGAGCGAGCCGTCCATGGAGCTGCGGCCCGGGCTTGCCCATCAGCCTCCAGCCTGCCTCTCCAGCTACATCCCTATCCTCCTCTGGACCTGCCAGCTGAGACCAAAGATGAATCTGGCTCCTGGAGTTCttgggagagcctggtggaggagggcaggggttaGGGGAGGGGGGTTGAGAGGAGGTTCTGATTTTCTGTGTTTCCCCATCCCCCCCGCCCACCCTCCTAGGCATCTTGATCATTGGCTAGCATTTTCCCCAGCACCTGAAGTTCTTCCTAGAGACTGGCTCTGCTGCTTGGTCTGGCTTCCCAATGTGGTTTTCCCTGCGGATGGAGAGGGAACTTTGCCTGGTGGCAGAGAAGTGGAGACTCTGAGGAGAAGGTCCCAGCTTCTGGAGCATAGGATCTCCTGGACAGTGGGCCTCAGCTGTGCCTGGTGTGATTCTCAGCCCAACTGAGAggcaagaaaggaaggaagagggcaggATGACCTGTCCTGGGAGATAAGAAAAACTACTCAGAAAACAAGAGGAACATCGAATGTGAAGCTGGTTGCCGTGCGGCTGGTGCGGGTGGGCAGCAGGCAGAGAATGCGTGTGGGAAGCAGACGTCTCTTGCTGCTTCTGCACAGTACAAGGTGAATCCCTTACGTGGTGATTGAGTTCTGCAGTTTTCCAAatgctttttagaaaaattactcGATCTGAACCAGACAAGCGTTTTGTCTATACCAGTGCCCTTCGGGGAGGTGTTATTGATCCCCTGAAAACAGGCTCGAAGAGGTTAAACACCTCGTCTGAGGCTCTGCAGCCACACCTGAAGCCTCCGGACTCCCGGCCCAGCTCTTGTGCTGTTGTACGGGTGCTCAGTGACtgcagctgtgtccgactctgcgctaccctatgggctgtagcctgcctctCTCCTCTGGCCGTGGTATCtctcaggcaggaacactggagtgggttgccgtgacaccttcccgacccagggatcgaacctgagtcccttTTGTCTTCTAGTATTGGTAGGTGGGGTCTggaccactggtgccacctgggaaactacTTGTTGCTTTCTCAGTTCTTGCTGCTGTTCAGCCCTCCTTCTCCACATCCCAGGCTTCAGCCCTCACATTCGCCGGTGTCAGCTCAGCACCCCTCCTTGCTGGGGGCGCTggctccccgcccctgccccggtCTGCAGCCTGGCTGGTCCAGGGTTCTGCATTCTCCCTGCCCCTAGACTGGCTGCACTGGCGCCCTGGCtgtcctccccccacctccccagcccgTGGCTTCCTGTGGACCCCCGCCTGCAGAGTTCCCAGTTCTCCCAGGCACACGTCCTGGGGGCCTTGCATTCCTcagctcccccatcccaccctcctgCACCTTGTCTCTCGAGCCTTGGTTCTCTGGGACACTGCTGGTGCCCAGCCTGACCTTTTCCCCTGGCTACTATCCCACGTGGGGCTTCAGCGGCCCAGCCTTGGGTTATAGTAACGTAGCCTCCTCCCTGGGCAGGCTGCAGGCACCTGGCCTCCACGCCTGCCTTCCGGCAAAGGATAGTGTTTGGAACATGTGATCGGGTCTTCAGAGCATCAGTGGTCCCCTCGGGTTCCTGGATGGAGTTCCCAGACTGTGGCCTGGAGTTTATGGCATCGACACGCTGGTCCCAACTCTGTGCCTCTGGACCTGACCCTCTGCCCTCTATCTGCCTACCCTCCCCCGAGGCACTCTATGCTTTGccttgtcctttcctcctcctttctgcccacccacaccctccccagccttCAGGGTGCCTCTGGAGCCACACAAGGTATAGCCTTCCATCCCCAAAGTGTGACAGCTTCAGCAGCTCATGTCGGGCAGACCTGGGGTTCATATTCTGGTGTCACTCCCTGGGTGTGAACaaattgcttaacttctctgagcctcacttgcctcacctgtaaaatgggaacagtcTTTTCTGCCTGAAAGGCTTGTTGTTGGCATGAATGTGAGCAGAAGGGACTGCGGTTTGTCAGCCTAGGAGGTGCCCGGGGAGTGTCCCCAGGTGGCTCCTCCCACACAGCCTCTGTGGTTTAGCTCCCAGCACCTGCCTGCTGTCCCTGCTTGTCTCCCACCTGGATGGCCAGTCCCCTAAGGAACAAGGCCTTTGGTGCCTTGGCACATCCTCAACTCCAAAGGAGCAagccctgtccttcaacatcccAGAAATTGGCCCCTGCCCCTagcagaaatgtgagaaatagtTGTTTCTTGATTATAATATATGGTTACATAAAATAGGGTATGCCTTACCTGTAGCAAATCCAATAGGAAAAAACCATTTTAAGCCACAGTACCAGCTGAGAGAAATGGTGGGGAGGAAGTAGAGGCTCAATTTAATGTATTGcctgcaaagttggttcatttcTCTCGGTCACCCCGGAGACCCCGTGAATTAGATCTGATCAtctcttacagatgaggaaggggGCCCGCAGAGGGCCCTGCGAGGTAGCCTACAGCTCAGGGAGCGCTCCAGAACCCCACTTCCTTCCCCTCGACTGAGGCCAGAAAAGGGGAAGAAGAGGCTGTTTATGAAAAGATACATCGCAGGTTTTCCTTCAGCAACTGAGCGTCTCTGTCACCTCTGTGCAGCCCAGCAGGGATTGGGGGGTTACCAGCACCTTGGGGAGGCAGGATCCCTTCCAGCAGGGTTATGAGCAGGTGGAGAGCACAGGCGGGCACATGGCGTGGTTGGTGCGGTTGGCATGTGCAGCATGGGCATGAACCTGCAGTGGCCGCTGGCCGAGCCAAGTGTTCACCCAGGGCTGGAGCGCAGGGATGCACAGGCTGAGTGGGGACGGGGGTGCCCTGGCACCTGGGTGATGGCGAAAGAGATGGGACAGGTGAGGCTGGGTCCTCTCGGTGGGGAGGAAggcgggcagggctggggcagaaCTAACTGGAGTCTGCAGAACCCTGAGAGCCAAAGAGAAAAGGTTCAGCATCCTAGGGCAGAGGCAACTGGGTGCCCAGAAGGGGTGAGGGACCGGGATGAGGGTGACTGCAGAAAGGGGGTGCACTTGAGTGACATTTCCAAGGAGCGGCAGACGTGCTGACAGCTTGAGCACACAGATGAGGGAGCAGGAAGTGTCGAAGGGAACTTTGAGATTTCCAGCCTGGTTTTCTTTCGGGAACAAGGCAGCCAAGAAGGTAGGCAGGTCTGAAGGAGGCTGGGGAGTGTGTGCCCAGAAATGCTGGGAGGAGAGTGATGGGGCATTTAGGGGTCTTCCCGGGTGGCTCTGGGGTCCTAGCTTGCAGCTGAGCAGTCTTTTGCAAAGATGCATGCCTCAGGGCACCTGATGCCCTGGTGGCTGCTTCTAGGCATTTCTGATGCCTGAATTTCACCCCCCAGCCTGCTGGGCACCCTCTCGGTCCTCCTCTCCTGAAAGTGGGACCCTGTGCCCAGCACCCCTTCTGCCTGTCACCTCCAGGGGACCATGCCTTGCACAGAGCAGctctgaaataa
Protein-coding regions in this window:
- the LOC121816658 gene encoding putative HTLV-1-related endogenous sequence: MRAEWSQNYTSSRHAQLAEVGMGSQHSCDPCSSLQPWVAEKCLATTEATVSRNQHALPLRCSPRAPPGGALCPPKRAGLELLRAGVGTPLRRAVLGAGCARGPPEVDPAQRPHRVLRPLGRARTPRPCSQLRPRPRASRSASVPGAAASLLTVARAPRRRSPPAPGPRARRARGLRGRAGGWALGPRRGAPPRPACAGRRSSRAARRAAPRTSAALLPRCRLHARSQPDTDSAFSCRRIALEPPRRLRKKEKKKKKGKQQPGGRRSSARPELSPRSAEPPRKSAKSLQHVY